A genomic window from Panthera tigris isolate Pti1 chromosome B4, P.tigris_Pti1_mat1.1, whole genome shotgun sequence includes:
- the RACGAP1 gene encoding rac GTPase-activating protein 1 isoform X5, translated as MISVFHSRCHWLSQKFIQLAKDFEDFRKKWQRTDHELGKYKDLLMKAETERSALDVKLKHARNQVDVEIKRRQRAEADCEKLERQIQLIREMLMCDTSGSIQLSEEQKSALAFLNRGQPSSGNAGNKRLSTIDESGSILSDISFDKTDESLDWDSSLVKTFKLKKREKRRSSSRQFIDGPPGPVKKTRSIGSTVDQGNESIVAKTTVTVPNDGGPIEAVSTIETVPYWTRSRRKTGTLQPWNSDSTLSSRQLEPRTETDSSGTPQNNGGMRLHDFVSKTVIKPESCVPCGKRIKFGKLSLKCRDCRVVSHPECRDRCPLPCIPTLIGTPVKIGEGILADYVSQTSPMIPSIVVHCVNEIEQRGLTETGLYRISGCDRTVKELKEKFLRVKTVPLLSKVDDIHAICSLLKDFLRNLKEPLLTFRLNKTFMEAAEIPDEDNSKAAMYQAIGDLPQANRDTLAFLMIHLQRVAQSPNTKMDVANLAKVFGPTIVAHAVPNPDPVVMLQDIKRQPKVVECLLSLPLEYWSRFMMVEQENVDPMHVIENSNAFSTPQTPDIKVSLLGPVTTPEHQLLKTPSSSSLSQRVRSTLTKNTPRFGSKSKSATNLGRQGNFFASPMLK; from the exons ATGATTTCCGTATTCCATAGCAGATGCCACTGGCTAAGCCAAA AATTCATCCAGTTGGCAAAGGACTTTGAAGATTTCCGTAAAAAGTGGCAGAGAACAGACCATGAGCTGGGGAAGTACAAGGATCTTTTGATGAAAGCAGAGACTGAGCGTAGTGCGCTGGATGTTAAGCTGAAGCACGCACGCAATCAGGTGGATGTCGAGATCAAACGGAGACAGCGAGCTGAGGCTGACTGTGAGAAGCTG GAAAGACAGATTCAGCTGATTCGAGAGATGCTCATGTGTGACACATCTGGCAGCATTCAACTAAGTGAGGAGCAAAAATCAGCTCTGGCGTTTCTCAACAGGGGCCAACCATCCAGCGGCAATGCTGGGAACAAAAG ATTGTCAACTATTGACGAATCTGGTTCCATTTTATCAGATATCAGCTTTGACAAGACTGACGAATCGCTG GATTGGGATTCTTCTTTGGTAAAGACTTTCAaactgaagaagagagaaaagagg cGTTCTAGTAGCCGACAATTCATTGATGGTCCCCCTGGACCTGTAAAGAAGACTCGTTCCATTGGCTCCACAGTAGACCAG gGGAATGAATCCATAGTTGCAAAAACTACAGTGACTGTTCCCAATGATGGTGGGCCCATTGAAGCTGTGTCTACAATTGAGACTGTGCCATATTGGACGAGAAGCCGAAGGAAAACAG GTACCTTACAACCTTGGAACAGCGACTCTACCTTGAGCAGCAGGCAGCTGGAGCCAAGAACGGAGACAGACAGTTCCGGCACTCCACAGAATAACGGAGGGATGCGCCTGCATGACTTTGTCTCTAAGACG GTTATTAAACCTGAATCTTGTGTTCCATGTGGAAAGCGGATAAAGTTTGGCAAGCTGTCTCTGAAGTGTCGAGATTGTCGTGTGGTCTCTCATCCAGAATGTCGGGACCGCTGTCCCCTTCCCTGCATTCCTACCCTGATAGGAACACCTGTCAAGATTGGAGAG GGAATCCTGGCAGATTATGTGTCCCAGACTTCTCCAATGATTCCCTCCATTGTTGTCCATTGCGTAAATGAGATTGAGCAGAGAGGGCTGACAGAG ACAGGCCTGTATCGGATCTCTGGCTGTGACCGGACAGTAAAAGAGCTGAAAGAGAAATTCCTCAGAGTGAAAACTGTACCCCTCCTCAGCAAAGTGGATGATATCCATGCTATCTGTAGCCTCCTGAAGGACTTCCTTCGAAATCTCAAAGAACCCCTTCTGACCTTTCGGCTAAACAAGACTTTCATGGAAGCAGCAG AAATCCCAGATGAGGACAACAGCAAAGCTGCCATGTACCAGGCTATTGGTGACCTGCCCCAGGCCAACAGAGACACATTAGCTTTCCTTATGATTCACTTGCAGAG AGTGGCTCAGAGCCCAAATACTAAAATGGATGTGGCTAATCTGGCTAAAGTCTTTGGGCCTACCATAGTTGCCCATGCAGTGCCTAATCCAGATCCAGTGGTAATGTTGCAGGACATCAAACGTCAGCCCAAG GTGGTAGAGTGCCTGCTTTCACTGCCCCTGGAATATTGGAGTCGGTTCATGATGGTAGAACAAGAGAACGTTGACCCCATGCATGTCATTGAAAATTCAAATGCCTTTTCAACACCACAGACCCCAGATATTAAAG TGAGTTTACTGGGGCCCGTGACCACTCCTGAGCATCAGCTTCTCAAGACTCCTTCATCTAGTTCCCTGTCGCAGAGAGTCCGCTCCACCCTCACCAAGAACACGCCCAG atttGGGAGCAAAAGCAAATCTGCCACCAACTTAGGACGACAAGGCAACTTTTTTGCTTCTCCAATGCTCAAGTGA
- the RACGAP1 gene encoding rac GTPase-activating protein 1 isoform X4: MDTTMLNLRNLFEQLVRRVEILSEGNELPVTVLVRDSCPKEFIQLAKDFEDFRKKWQRTDHELGKYKDLLMKAETERSALDVKLKHARNQVDVEIKRRQRAEADCEKLERQIQLIREMLMCDTSGSIQLSEEQKSALAFLNRGQPSSGNAGNKRLSTIDESGSILSDISFDKTDESLDWDSSLVKTFKLKKREKRRSSSRQFIDGPPGPVKKTRSIGSTVDQGNESIVAKTTVTVPNDGGPIEAVSTIETVPYWTRSRRKTGTLQPWNSDSTLSSRQLEPRTETDSSGTPQNNGGMRLHDFVSKTVIKPESCVPCGKRIKFGKLSLKCRDCRVVSHPECRDRCPLPCIPTLIGTPVKIGEGILADYVSQTSPMIPSIVVHCVNEIEQRGLTETGLYRISGCDRTVKELKEKFLRVKTVPLLSKVDDIHAICSLLKDFLRNLKEPLLTFRLNKTFMEAAEIPDEDNSKAAMYQAIGDLPQANRDTLAFLMIHLQRVAQSPNTKMDVANLAKVFGPTIVAHAVPNPDPVVMLQDIKRQPKVVECLLSLPLEYWSRFMMVEQENVDPMHVIENSNAFSTPQTPDIKVSLLGPVTTPEHQLLKTPSSSSLSQRVRSTLTKNTPRFGSKSKSATNLGRQGNFFASPMLK; the protein is encoded by the exons ATGGATACGACGATGCTGAATTTGCGGAATCTGTTTGAGCAGCTTGTACGCCGGGTGGAGATTCTCAGTGAAGGAAATGAACTCC ctgTAACTGTCCTGGTGCGTGACAGCTGCCCCAAAG AATTCATCCAGTTGGCAAAGGACTTTGAAGATTTCCGTAAAAAGTGGCAGAGAACAGACCATGAGCTGGGGAAGTACAAGGATCTTTTGATGAAAGCAGAGACTGAGCGTAGTGCGCTGGATGTTAAGCTGAAGCACGCACGCAATCAGGTGGATGTCGAGATCAAACGGAGACAGCGAGCTGAGGCTGACTGTGAGAAGCTG GAAAGACAGATTCAGCTGATTCGAGAGATGCTCATGTGTGACACATCTGGCAGCATTCAACTAAGTGAGGAGCAAAAATCAGCTCTGGCGTTTCTCAACAGGGGCCAACCATCCAGCGGCAATGCTGGGAACAAAAG ATTGTCAACTATTGACGAATCTGGTTCCATTTTATCAGATATCAGCTTTGACAAGACTGACGAATCGCTG GATTGGGATTCTTCTTTGGTAAAGACTTTCAaactgaagaagagagaaaagagg cGTTCTAGTAGCCGACAATTCATTGATGGTCCCCCTGGACCTGTAAAGAAGACTCGTTCCATTGGCTCCACAGTAGACCAG gGGAATGAATCCATAGTTGCAAAAACTACAGTGACTGTTCCCAATGATGGTGGGCCCATTGAAGCTGTGTCTACAATTGAGACTGTGCCATATTGGACGAGAAGCCGAAGGAAAACAG GTACCTTACAACCTTGGAACAGCGACTCTACCTTGAGCAGCAGGCAGCTGGAGCCAAGAACGGAGACAGACAGTTCCGGCACTCCACAGAATAACGGAGGGATGCGCCTGCATGACTTTGTCTCTAAGACG GTTATTAAACCTGAATCTTGTGTTCCATGTGGAAAGCGGATAAAGTTTGGCAAGCTGTCTCTGAAGTGTCGAGATTGTCGTGTGGTCTCTCATCCAGAATGTCGGGACCGCTGTCCCCTTCCCTGCATTCCTACCCTGATAGGAACACCTGTCAAGATTGGAGAG GGAATCCTGGCAGATTATGTGTCCCAGACTTCTCCAATGATTCCCTCCATTGTTGTCCATTGCGTAAATGAGATTGAGCAGAGAGGGCTGACAGAG ACAGGCCTGTATCGGATCTCTGGCTGTGACCGGACAGTAAAAGAGCTGAAAGAGAAATTCCTCAGAGTGAAAACTGTACCCCTCCTCAGCAAAGTGGATGATATCCATGCTATCTGTAGCCTCCTGAAGGACTTCCTTCGAAATCTCAAAGAACCCCTTCTGACCTTTCGGCTAAACAAGACTTTCATGGAAGCAGCAG AAATCCCAGATGAGGACAACAGCAAAGCTGCCATGTACCAGGCTATTGGTGACCTGCCCCAGGCCAACAGAGACACATTAGCTTTCCTTATGATTCACTTGCAGAG AGTGGCTCAGAGCCCAAATACTAAAATGGATGTGGCTAATCTGGCTAAAGTCTTTGGGCCTACCATAGTTGCCCATGCAGTGCCTAATCCAGATCCAGTGGTAATGTTGCAGGACATCAAACGTCAGCCCAAG GTGGTAGAGTGCCTGCTTTCACTGCCCCTGGAATATTGGAGTCGGTTCATGATGGTAGAACAAGAGAACGTTGACCCCATGCATGTCATTGAAAATTCAAATGCCTTTTCAACACCACAGACCCCAGATATTAAAG TGAGTTTACTGGGGCCCGTGACCACTCCTGAGCATCAGCTTCTCAAGACTCCTTCATCTAGTTCCCTGTCGCAGAGAGTCCGCTCCACCCTCACCAAGAACACGCCCAG atttGGGAGCAAAAGCAAATCTGCCACCAACTTAGGACGACAAGGCAACTTTTTTGCTTCTCCAATGCTCAAGTGA
- the RACGAP1 gene encoding rac GTPase-activating protein 1 isoform X2: MPCSCPVAFGKMDTTMLNLRNLFEQLVRRVEILSEGNELPVTVLVRDSCPKEFIQLAKDFEDFRKKWQRTDHELGKYKDLLMKAETERSALDVKLKHARNQVDVEIKRRQRAEADCEKLERQIQLIREMLMCDTSGSIQLSEEQKSALAFLNRGQPSSGNAGNKRLSTIDESGSILSDISFDKTDESLDWDSSLVKTFKLKKREKRRSSSRQFIDGPPGPVKKTRSIGSTVDQGNESIVAKTTVTVPNDGGPIEAVSTIETVPYWTRSRRKTGTLQPWNSDSTLSSRQLEPRTETDSSGTPQNNGGMRLHDFVSKTVIKPESCVPCGKRIKFGKLSLKCRDCRVVSHPECRDRCPLPCIPTLIGTPVKIGEGILADYVSQTSPMIPSIVVHCVNEIEQRGLTETGLYRISGCDRTVKELKEKFLRVKTVPLLSKVDDIHAICSLLKDFLRNLKEPLLTFRLNKTFMEAAEIPDEDNSKAAMYQAIGDLPQANRDTLAFLMIHLQRVAQSPNTKMDVANLAKVFGPTIVAHAVPNPDPVVMLQDIKRQPKVVECLLSLPLEYWSRFMMVEQENVDPMHVIENSNAFSTPQTPDIKVSLLGPVTTPEHQLLKTPSSSSLSQRVRSTLTKNTPRFGSKSKSATNLGRQGNFFASPMLK, from the exons AtgccctgctcctgccctgtAGCATTTGG AAAGATGGATACGACGATGCTGAATTTGCGGAATCTGTTTGAGCAGCTTGTACGCCGGGTGGAGATTCTCAGTGAAGGAAATGAACTCC ctgTAACTGTCCTGGTGCGTGACAGCTGCCCCAAAG AATTCATCCAGTTGGCAAAGGACTTTGAAGATTTCCGTAAAAAGTGGCAGAGAACAGACCATGAGCTGGGGAAGTACAAGGATCTTTTGATGAAAGCAGAGACTGAGCGTAGTGCGCTGGATGTTAAGCTGAAGCACGCACGCAATCAGGTGGATGTCGAGATCAAACGGAGACAGCGAGCTGAGGCTGACTGTGAGAAGCTG GAAAGACAGATTCAGCTGATTCGAGAGATGCTCATGTGTGACACATCTGGCAGCATTCAACTAAGTGAGGAGCAAAAATCAGCTCTGGCGTTTCTCAACAGGGGCCAACCATCCAGCGGCAATGCTGGGAACAAAAG ATTGTCAACTATTGACGAATCTGGTTCCATTTTATCAGATATCAGCTTTGACAAGACTGACGAATCGCTG GATTGGGATTCTTCTTTGGTAAAGACTTTCAaactgaagaagagagaaaagagg cGTTCTAGTAGCCGACAATTCATTGATGGTCCCCCTGGACCTGTAAAGAAGACTCGTTCCATTGGCTCCACAGTAGACCAG gGGAATGAATCCATAGTTGCAAAAACTACAGTGACTGTTCCCAATGATGGTGGGCCCATTGAAGCTGTGTCTACAATTGAGACTGTGCCATATTGGACGAGAAGCCGAAGGAAAACAG GTACCTTACAACCTTGGAACAGCGACTCTACCTTGAGCAGCAGGCAGCTGGAGCCAAGAACGGAGACAGACAGTTCCGGCACTCCACAGAATAACGGAGGGATGCGCCTGCATGACTTTGTCTCTAAGACG GTTATTAAACCTGAATCTTGTGTTCCATGTGGAAAGCGGATAAAGTTTGGCAAGCTGTCTCTGAAGTGTCGAGATTGTCGTGTGGTCTCTCATCCAGAATGTCGGGACCGCTGTCCCCTTCCCTGCATTCCTACCCTGATAGGAACACCTGTCAAGATTGGAGAG GGAATCCTGGCAGATTATGTGTCCCAGACTTCTCCAATGATTCCCTCCATTGTTGTCCATTGCGTAAATGAGATTGAGCAGAGAGGGCTGACAGAG ACAGGCCTGTATCGGATCTCTGGCTGTGACCGGACAGTAAAAGAGCTGAAAGAGAAATTCCTCAGAGTGAAAACTGTACCCCTCCTCAGCAAAGTGGATGATATCCATGCTATCTGTAGCCTCCTGAAGGACTTCCTTCGAAATCTCAAAGAACCCCTTCTGACCTTTCGGCTAAACAAGACTTTCATGGAAGCAGCAG AAATCCCAGATGAGGACAACAGCAAAGCTGCCATGTACCAGGCTATTGGTGACCTGCCCCAGGCCAACAGAGACACATTAGCTTTCCTTATGATTCACTTGCAGAG AGTGGCTCAGAGCCCAAATACTAAAATGGATGTGGCTAATCTGGCTAAAGTCTTTGGGCCTACCATAGTTGCCCATGCAGTGCCTAATCCAGATCCAGTGGTAATGTTGCAGGACATCAAACGTCAGCCCAAG GTGGTAGAGTGCCTGCTTTCACTGCCCCTGGAATATTGGAGTCGGTTCATGATGGTAGAACAAGAGAACGTTGACCCCATGCATGTCATTGAAAATTCAAATGCCTTTTCAACACCACAGACCCCAGATATTAAAG TGAGTTTACTGGGGCCCGTGACCACTCCTGAGCATCAGCTTCTCAAGACTCCTTCATCTAGTTCCCTGTCGCAGAGAGTCCGCTCCACCCTCACCAAGAACACGCCCAG atttGGGAGCAAAAGCAAATCTGCCACCAACTTAGGACGACAAGGCAACTTTTTTGCTTCTCCAATGCTCAAGTGA
- the RACGAP1 gene encoding rac GTPase-activating protein 1 isoform X3, translated as MGIFRTSRLFLKMDTTMLNLRNLFEQLVRRVEILSEGNELQFIQLAKDFEDFRKKWQRTDHELGKYKDLLMKAETERSALDVKLKHARNQVDVEIKRRQRAEADCEKLERQIQLIREMLMCDTSGSIQLSEEQKSALAFLNRGQPSSGNAGNKRLSTIDESGSILSDISFDKTDESLDWDSSLVKTFKLKKREKRRSSSRQFIDGPPGPVKKTRSIGSTVDQGNESIVAKTTVTVPNDGGPIEAVSTIETVPYWTRSRRKTGTLQPWNSDSTLSSRQLEPRTETDSSGTPQNNGGMRLHDFVSKTVIKPESCVPCGKRIKFGKLSLKCRDCRVVSHPECRDRCPLPCIPTLIGTPVKIGEGILADYVSQTSPMIPSIVVHCVNEIEQRGLTETGLYRISGCDRTVKELKEKFLRVKTVPLLSKVDDIHAICSLLKDFLRNLKEPLLTFRLNKTFMEAAEIPDEDNSKAAMYQAIGDLPQANRDTLAFLMIHLQRVAQSPNTKMDVANLAKVFGPTIVAHAVPNPDPVVMLQDIKRQPKVVECLLSLPLEYWSRFMMVEQENVDPMHVIENSNAFSTPQTPDIKVSLLGPVTTPEHQLLKTPSSSSLSQRVRSTLTKNTPRFGSKSKSATNLGRQGNFFASPMLK; from the exons ATGGGCATCTTCAGGACTTCCAGACTCTTCCT AAAGATGGATACGACGATGCTGAATTTGCGGAATCTGTTTGAGCAGCTTGTACGCCGGGTGGAGATTCTCAGTGAAGGAAATGAACTCC AATTCATCCAGTTGGCAAAGGACTTTGAAGATTTCCGTAAAAAGTGGCAGAGAACAGACCATGAGCTGGGGAAGTACAAGGATCTTTTGATGAAAGCAGAGACTGAGCGTAGTGCGCTGGATGTTAAGCTGAAGCACGCACGCAATCAGGTGGATGTCGAGATCAAACGGAGACAGCGAGCTGAGGCTGACTGTGAGAAGCTG GAAAGACAGATTCAGCTGATTCGAGAGATGCTCATGTGTGACACATCTGGCAGCATTCAACTAAGTGAGGAGCAAAAATCAGCTCTGGCGTTTCTCAACAGGGGCCAACCATCCAGCGGCAATGCTGGGAACAAAAG ATTGTCAACTATTGACGAATCTGGTTCCATTTTATCAGATATCAGCTTTGACAAGACTGACGAATCGCTG GATTGGGATTCTTCTTTGGTAAAGACTTTCAaactgaagaagagagaaaagagg cGTTCTAGTAGCCGACAATTCATTGATGGTCCCCCTGGACCTGTAAAGAAGACTCGTTCCATTGGCTCCACAGTAGACCAG gGGAATGAATCCATAGTTGCAAAAACTACAGTGACTGTTCCCAATGATGGTGGGCCCATTGAAGCTGTGTCTACAATTGAGACTGTGCCATATTGGACGAGAAGCCGAAGGAAAACAG GTACCTTACAACCTTGGAACAGCGACTCTACCTTGAGCAGCAGGCAGCTGGAGCCAAGAACGGAGACAGACAGTTCCGGCACTCCACAGAATAACGGAGGGATGCGCCTGCATGACTTTGTCTCTAAGACG GTTATTAAACCTGAATCTTGTGTTCCATGTGGAAAGCGGATAAAGTTTGGCAAGCTGTCTCTGAAGTGTCGAGATTGTCGTGTGGTCTCTCATCCAGAATGTCGGGACCGCTGTCCCCTTCCCTGCATTCCTACCCTGATAGGAACACCTGTCAAGATTGGAGAG GGAATCCTGGCAGATTATGTGTCCCAGACTTCTCCAATGATTCCCTCCATTGTTGTCCATTGCGTAAATGAGATTGAGCAGAGAGGGCTGACAGAG ACAGGCCTGTATCGGATCTCTGGCTGTGACCGGACAGTAAAAGAGCTGAAAGAGAAATTCCTCAGAGTGAAAACTGTACCCCTCCTCAGCAAAGTGGATGATATCCATGCTATCTGTAGCCTCCTGAAGGACTTCCTTCGAAATCTCAAAGAACCCCTTCTGACCTTTCGGCTAAACAAGACTTTCATGGAAGCAGCAG AAATCCCAGATGAGGACAACAGCAAAGCTGCCATGTACCAGGCTATTGGTGACCTGCCCCAGGCCAACAGAGACACATTAGCTTTCCTTATGATTCACTTGCAGAG AGTGGCTCAGAGCCCAAATACTAAAATGGATGTGGCTAATCTGGCTAAAGTCTTTGGGCCTACCATAGTTGCCCATGCAGTGCCTAATCCAGATCCAGTGGTAATGTTGCAGGACATCAAACGTCAGCCCAAG GTGGTAGAGTGCCTGCTTTCACTGCCCCTGGAATATTGGAGTCGGTTCATGATGGTAGAACAAGAGAACGTTGACCCCATGCATGTCATTGAAAATTCAAATGCCTTTTCAACACCACAGACCCCAGATATTAAAG TGAGTTTACTGGGGCCCGTGACCACTCCTGAGCATCAGCTTCTCAAGACTCCTTCATCTAGTTCCCTGTCGCAGAGAGTCCGCTCCACCCTCACCAAGAACACGCCCAG atttGGGAGCAAAAGCAAATCTGCCACCAACTTAGGACGACAAGGCAACTTTTTTGCTTCTCCAATGCTCAAGTGA
- the RACGAP1 gene encoding rac GTPase-activating protein 1 isoform X1: MGIFRTSRLFLKMDTTMLNLRNLFEQLVRRVEILSEGNELPVTVLVRDSCPKEFIQLAKDFEDFRKKWQRTDHELGKYKDLLMKAETERSALDVKLKHARNQVDVEIKRRQRAEADCEKLERQIQLIREMLMCDTSGSIQLSEEQKSALAFLNRGQPSSGNAGNKRLSTIDESGSILSDISFDKTDESLDWDSSLVKTFKLKKREKRRSSSRQFIDGPPGPVKKTRSIGSTVDQGNESIVAKTTVTVPNDGGPIEAVSTIETVPYWTRSRRKTGTLQPWNSDSTLSSRQLEPRTETDSSGTPQNNGGMRLHDFVSKTVIKPESCVPCGKRIKFGKLSLKCRDCRVVSHPECRDRCPLPCIPTLIGTPVKIGEGILADYVSQTSPMIPSIVVHCVNEIEQRGLTETGLYRISGCDRTVKELKEKFLRVKTVPLLSKVDDIHAICSLLKDFLRNLKEPLLTFRLNKTFMEAAEIPDEDNSKAAMYQAIGDLPQANRDTLAFLMIHLQRVAQSPNTKMDVANLAKVFGPTIVAHAVPNPDPVVMLQDIKRQPKVVECLLSLPLEYWSRFMMVEQENVDPMHVIENSNAFSTPQTPDIKVSLLGPVTTPEHQLLKTPSSSSLSQRVRSTLTKNTPRFGSKSKSATNLGRQGNFFASPMLK; the protein is encoded by the exons ATGGGCATCTTCAGGACTTCCAGACTCTTCCT AAAGATGGATACGACGATGCTGAATTTGCGGAATCTGTTTGAGCAGCTTGTACGCCGGGTGGAGATTCTCAGTGAAGGAAATGAACTCC ctgTAACTGTCCTGGTGCGTGACAGCTGCCCCAAAG AATTCATCCAGTTGGCAAAGGACTTTGAAGATTTCCGTAAAAAGTGGCAGAGAACAGACCATGAGCTGGGGAAGTACAAGGATCTTTTGATGAAAGCAGAGACTGAGCGTAGTGCGCTGGATGTTAAGCTGAAGCACGCACGCAATCAGGTGGATGTCGAGATCAAACGGAGACAGCGAGCTGAGGCTGACTGTGAGAAGCTG GAAAGACAGATTCAGCTGATTCGAGAGATGCTCATGTGTGACACATCTGGCAGCATTCAACTAAGTGAGGAGCAAAAATCAGCTCTGGCGTTTCTCAACAGGGGCCAACCATCCAGCGGCAATGCTGGGAACAAAAG ATTGTCAACTATTGACGAATCTGGTTCCATTTTATCAGATATCAGCTTTGACAAGACTGACGAATCGCTG GATTGGGATTCTTCTTTGGTAAAGACTTTCAaactgaagaagagagaaaagagg cGTTCTAGTAGCCGACAATTCATTGATGGTCCCCCTGGACCTGTAAAGAAGACTCGTTCCATTGGCTCCACAGTAGACCAG gGGAATGAATCCATAGTTGCAAAAACTACAGTGACTGTTCCCAATGATGGTGGGCCCATTGAAGCTGTGTCTACAATTGAGACTGTGCCATATTGGACGAGAAGCCGAAGGAAAACAG GTACCTTACAACCTTGGAACAGCGACTCTACCTTGAGCAGCAGGCAGCTGGAGCCAAGAACGGAGACAGACAGTTCCGGCACTCCACAGAATAACGGAGGGATGCGCCTGCATGACTTTGTCTCTAAGACG GTTATTAAACCTGAATCTTGTGTTCCATGTGGAAAGCGGATAAAGTTTGGCAAGCTGTCTCTGAAGTGTCGAGATTGTCGTGTGGTCTCTCATCCAGAATGTCGGGACCGCTGTCCCCTTCCCTGCATTCCTACCCTGATAGGAACACCTGTCAAGATTGGAGAG GGAATCCTGGCAGATTATGTGTCCCAGACTTCTCCAATGATTCCCTCCATTGTTGTCCATTGCGTAAATGAGATTGAGCAGAGAGGGCTGACAGAG ACAGGCCTGTATCGGATCTCTGGCTGTGACCGGACAGTAAAAGAGCTGAAAGAGAAATTCCTCAGAGTGAAAACTGTACCCCTCCTCAGCAAAGTGGATGATATCCATGCTATCTGTAGCCTCCTGAAGGACTTCCTTCGAAATCTCAAAGAACCCCTTCTGACCTTTCGGCTAAACAAGACTTTCATGGAAGCAGCAG AAATCCCAGATGAGGACAACAGCAAAGCTGCCATGTACCAGGCTATTGGTGACCTGCCCCAGGCCAACAGAGACACATTAGCTTTCCTTATGATTCACTTGCAGAG AGTGGCTCAGAGCCCAAATACTAAAATGGATGTGGCTAATCTGGCTAAAGTCTTTGGGCCTACCATAGTTGCCCATGCAGTGCCTAATCCAGATCCAGTGGTAATGTTGCAGGACATCAAACGTCAGCCCAAG GTGGTAGAGTGCCTGCTTTCACTGCCCCTGGAATATTGGAGTCGGTTCATGATGGTAGAACAAGAGAACGTTGACCCCATGCATGTCATTGAAAATTCAAATGCCTTTTCAACACCACAGACCCCAGATATTAAAG TGAGTTTACTGGGGCCCGTGACCACTCCTGAGCATCAGCTTCTCAAGACTCCTTCATCTAGTTCCCTGTCGCAGAGAGTCCGCTCCACCCTCACCAAGAACACGCCCAG atttGGGAGCAAAAGCAAATCTGCCACCAACTTAGGACGACAAGGCAACTTTTTTGCTTCTCCAATGCTCAAGTGA